One Methylocaldum marinum DNA window includes the following coding sequences:
- the sodC gene encoding superoxide dismutase family protein, which translates to MMQKFAWMAAGAALILCSVADAEEIRVEMNKIDQTGVGESIGSIVATDTAAGLKLAPDLKGLPSGPHGFHVHEFPDCGVKEKDGKAVPGLAASGHFDPDKSAKHAGPEGDGHAGDLPVLKVASDGTAKEAVTAKRLRLADLEKRSLMIHAEDDNYSDKPGGARMACGAVK; encoded by the coding sequence ATGATGCAAAAATTCGCATGGATGGCCGCGGGCGCGGCCCTAATTTTATGCTCGGTGGCGGATGCCGAAGAGATTAGAGTGGAGATGAACAAGATCGATCAAACCGGGGTCGGGGAGTCGATCGGCAGTATCGTCGCAACGGATACGGCTGCCGGGCTGAAGCTTGCCCCGGATCTCAAGGGTCTGCCGTCTGGGCCGCACGGCTTCCACGTTCATGAATTCCCGGACTGCGGCGTCAAGGAGAAGGACGGAAAAGCCGTGCCCGGACTGGCTGCGAGCGGCCATTTCGATCCGGACAAGTCCGCAAAACACGCGGGTCCCGAGGGTGATGGCCATGCTGGGGACTTGCCGGTCTTGAAAGTGGCCTCGGACGGTACGGCCAAGGAAGCGGTAACCGCCAAGCGTCTGCGCCTAGCCGATCTCGAGAAACGTTCCTTGATGATTCACGCGGAAGACGATAATTATTCCGATAAGCCGGGCGGCGCCCGCATGGCGTGTGGTGCGGTGAAATAA
- a CDS encoding dihydroorotase, whose protein sequence is MTERLVIRGGYVIDPANGLEGIHDLYLAEGRVAGVGTAPDGFTAERVISAEGRIVCPGLIDLCARLREPGLEHKASIASESAAASAGGITTLCCPPDTDPVIDTPAVVNLIQEKAQQIGKVRVLPVGALTRGLKGKDLSEMSALKRAGCVALGNAHSPMANTLVLRRALEYAASHDLLVVIRPEDPWLADRGCVHEGPTATRLGLPGIPDAAETVAIAQVLALVEHTEARVHFAQLSCARAARMIAKAREKGAPVSADVAAHQLHLSELDIDGFNAMCHVSPPLRSPGDRDALRAALKSGVITAICSDHQPHEPDAKLDVFPSTEPGMASLEMLLPLTLKLVDEDVLSLSQAIALVTEGPASIMGIETGSLAVGAPADACIFDPAHIWKVDSSFWRSSGRNTPYWGQSAKGRVTHTVLGGRVVFELQPPLE, encoded by the coding sequence ATGACCGAACGCCTCGTCATCCGCGGCGGCTATGTGATCGATCCGGCGAACGGCCTCGAGGGGATACACGATCTCTACCTGGCCGAAGGGCGCGTGGCGGGGGTCGGGACCGCGCCGGACGGTTTTACCGCGGAACGTGTCATTTCCGCCGAAGGACGGATCGTTTGTCCCGGCCTCATCGATCTTTGCGCACGATTGCGCGAACCCGGACTGGAGCATAAGGCATCTATCGCCAGCGAAAGCGCCGCCGCCAGTGCGGGTGGTATTACCACGCTATGCTGTCCGCCCGACACCGATCCCGTCATCGATACGCCGGCCGTGGTCAACCTGATTCAGGAAAAAGCACAACAAATCGGCAAAGTTCGGGTTTTGCCCGTAGGCGCTTTGACGCGCGGTCTCAAGGGTAAGGATTTGAGCGAAATGAGCGCGTTGAAGCGCGCCGGCTGTGTCGCACTCGGCAATGCCCATTCACCGATGGCGAATACGCTGGTTCTGCGCCGGGCGCTCGAGTATGCGGCCAGCCACGACCTTTTGGTCGTCATCCGTCCGGAAGATCCCTGGCTCGCCGACCGCGGCTGCGTCCACGAGGGCCCGACGGCAACCCGCCTAGGCCTGCCGGGCATACCGGATGCCGCAGAAACGGTGGCTATAGCCCAGGTTCTGGCCTTGGTCGAACACACCGAGGCGCGCGTTCATTTTGCGCAGTTGAGCTGCGCACGGGCCGCCCGAATGATTGCCAAGGCGCGGGAAAAGGGCGCGCCGGTCAGCGCGGACGTTGCTGCCCATCAGTTGCATCTTTCCGAACTCGACATTGACGGATTCAACGCGATGTGTCATGTCAGCCCCCCATTACGAAGTCCCGGCGACAGGGATGCTCTGCGCGCCGCCCTGAAAAGCGGCGTAATAACGGCGATTTGTTCGGATCACCAACCGCACGAGCCCGACGCCAAGCTGGACGTCTTTCCGTCCACCGAGCCCGGAATGGCTTCCCTGGAAATGCTGCTCCCATTAACGCTCAAGCTGGTCGACGAAGACGTCCTTTCCCTTAGTCAAGCCATAGCCCTTGTCACGGAAGGCCCGGCCTCGATCATGGGCATCGAAACGGGCAGCCTTGCTGTCGGTGCGCCGGCCGACGCCTGTATCTTCGATCCAGCGCATATCTGGAAAGTCGATAGCTCGTTCTGGCGGAGCAGCGGCCGGAATACGCCGTACTGGGGACAATCCGCAAAAGGCCGGGTCACCCACACGGTTTTGGGCGGCCGGGTCGTTTTCGAACTCCAGCCACCCTTAGAATGA
- a CDS encoding aspartate carbamoyltransferase catalytic subunit, producing the protein MIPTQTANLQLDSSGRLKHFLTVEGLSRELLVKIMDTAESFASVTEQTVKKVPLLRGKTVVNLFFENSTRTRTTFEVAAKRLSADVLNLNIATSATSKGESLLDTIRNLEAMHVDMFVVRHTDSGAAHFIARHVAPHISVINGGDGRHAHPTQAMLDVFTIRKYKNDFSKLKVAIVGDILHSRVARSEIHALNTLDVAEVRVIGPKTLLPAAVESLGVSTFHNLEEGLNDVDVVIMLRLQKERMSGAFIPTEHEYFACFGLTEKRLACAKPDVIVMHPGPINRGVEIDSQVADGPHSVILQQVDHGIAVRMAILSMAMRPDLEASAGDRS; encoded by the coding sequence ATGATTCCGACGCAGACCGCCAATCTTCAACTCGATTCCAGCGGACGGCTGAAGCACTTTCTGACTGTCGAGGGATTGAGCCGAGAGTTGCTGGTCAAGATCATGGACACCGCGGAATCCTTCGCCAGCGTGACCGAGCAGACCGTGAAGAAAGTGCCGCTGCTGCGCGGCAAGACCGTGGTCAATCTCTTCTTCGAAAACAGCACGCGCACGCGCACCACCTTCGAGGTGGCCGCCAAACGCTTGTCCGCCGATGTACTCAATCTAAACATCGCCACCTCGGCCACGTCCAAAGGGGAAAGCCTGCTGGACACCATCCGCAATCTGGAAGCCATGCACGTCGACATGTTCGTGGTCCGGCACACGGATAGCGGCGCGGCCCACTTCATCGCCCGCCACGTCGCGCCCCACATCAGCGTCATCAATGGCGGAGACGGCCGCCATGCTCATCCGACCCAGGCCATGCTGGACGTTTTCACCATTCGCAAGTACAAAAACGATTTCTCGAAGCTGAAGGTGGCGATCGTCGGCGATATTCTGCATTCCCGCGTCGCCCGCTCCGAAATACACGCCCTCAACACCCTGGACGTCGCGGAAGTACGGGTGATCGGTCCCAAGACTCTGCTGCCGGCTGCGGTGGAATCCTTGGGAGTCAGTACGTTCCACAATTTGGAGGAAGGTCTGAACGATGTAGACGTCGTGATCATGTTGCGCCTGCAAAAAGAACGCATGAGCGGGGCTTTCATCCCGACCGAACACGAGTATTTCGCCTGCTTCGGGCTTACCGAAAAGCGCTTGGCTTGCGCCAAGCCGGATGTCATCGTGATGCATCCGGGACCCATTAATCGCGGTGTGGAAATCGACTCCCAGGTCGCCGACGGACCCCATTCCGTCATACTTCAGCAGGTCGACCACGGAATCGCCGTTCGCATGGCGATTCTATCCATGGCCATGCGGCCCGATCTCGAGGCCTCTGCCGGGGACCGAAGCTGA
- the pyrR gene encoding bifunctional pyr operon transcriptional regulator/uracil phosphoribosyltransferase PyrR, with amino-acid sequence MPDTALQVEPLLDRLENALREEMTAREFADPAMIGIHTGGAWIADRLHARLGLAEPLGLLNISFYRDDFSQTGMHPQVSPSVLPFRVEGRNILLIDDVFYTGRTIRAALNEIFDYGRPAQVLLGILIERNGRQIPIRPDCVGQRISLAADQRITLSGPSPLQLRVHLVSSQP; translated from the coding sequence ATGCCTGATACGGCATTGCAGGTCGAACCCTTGCTCGACCGGCTGGAAAACGCTTTGCGGGAAGAAATGACGGCGCGCGAATTTGCCGACCCGGCCATGATCGGCATTCACACCGGCGGAGCCTGGATTGCGGACCGCTTGCATGCCCGCCTCGGTCTGGCGGAACCATTGGGGTTATTGAATATCTCATTTTACCGGGACGACTTTTCTCAAACCGGTATGCATCCTCAAGTCAGCCCGAGCGTGCTGCCGTTTCGCGTCGAAGGCCGCAACATACTGCTGATCGATGACGTGTTCTATACCGGACGGACCATTCGCGCAGCACTCAACGAAATCTTCGACTACGGCCGCCCCGCCCAAGTCTTGCTGGGCATCCTGATCGAGCGAAACGGACGTCAGATTCCGATTCGTCCGGATTGCGTAGGACAAAGAATCAGCCTTGCCGCCGATCAGCGCATTACGCTCAGTGGTCCGAGTCCGCTCCAATTGCGCGTCCATTTGGTTTCTTCGCAACCATGA
- the ruvX gene encoding Holliday junction resolvase RuvX, translating into MDFVDPVRHETNEPTYLGFDFGERNIGVAVGQRVTGTATALETIRVTSRKALWDAISRLVKTWRPSAFVVGFPYNPEGEENPIIEPILRFCRQLESRYHLPVHTMDETLSTRESREIFYRRRSKRSTDFADVKDELAAQLILQTWLAHTTQRDFGNA; encoded by the coding sequence ATGGATTTTGTCGATCCGGTACGGCACGAAACCAACGAGCCCACCTATCTCGGTTTCGATTTCGGGGAAAGAAACATCGGAGTGGCCGTAGGACAACGGGTAACGGGTACGGCGACAGCTCTCGAAACGATACGCGTGACCAGCCGCAAAGCCCTATGGGATGCCATATCCCGTCTGGTCAAGACTTGGCGGCCATCGGCATTCGTAGTGGGTTTCCCGTATAATCCGGAGGGTGAAGAAAACCCTATCATCGAGCCGATATTGCGCTTCTGCCGTCAGTTGGAAAGCCGCTATCACCTTCCTGTCCACACTATGGACGAGACCTTGTCGACCAGAGAATCTCGCGAGATTTTTTACCGCAGGCGCTCCAAACGGTCGACCGATTTCGCCGATGTCAAGGACGAACTTGCCGCCCAACTGATTTTACAAACCTGGCTGGCCCACACGACACAGCGGGATTTCGGAAATGCCTGA
- a CDS encoding YqgE/AlgH family protein has product MIEAIANLTNNFLIAMPGMTDPFFARTVTYLCQHSPEGALGIIINRPSELTLGDVMQQMEIDVGKSSVGDIPVYFGGPVEAERGFVLHEPGGKWNSTMQVSDSISLTTSRDILEALSVGEGPQKVLVALGYAGWGKGQLEREMVENSWLSAPASDSILFDFAPAHRWKAAAELMGVDISLLTAQAGHG; this is encoded by the coding sequence ATGATTGAAGCGATCGCGAACCTCACCAACAACTTTCTGATCGCCATGCCCGGGATGACGGACCCCTTTTTTGCCCGCACCGTCACTTACCTGTGCCAGCACAGCCCGGAAGGCGCATTGGGTATCATCATCAACCGCCCGTCCGAACTGACCTTGGGCGACGTCATGCAACAAATGGAAATCGACGTCGGTAAATCCTCCGTCGGCGATATTCCGGTTTATTTCGGCGGTCCGGTGGAAGCCGAGCGCGGCTTCGTCCTCCATGAACCCGGCGGAAAGTGGAATTCCACCATGCAGGTATCCGACTCCATTTCTCTCACGACATCCCGCGACATCCTGGAAGCCTTGAGCGTCGGCGAGGGACCGCAAAAGGTTCTGGTAGCGCTGGGCTATGCCGGCTGGGGCAAGGGACAGCTGGAACGGGAAATGGTCGAAAATTCCTGGTTGAGCGCGCCGGCGAGCGACTCGATCCTGTTCGATTTTGCACCCGCCCATCGCTGGAAAGCCGCCGCGGAGCTGATGGGCGTGGATATTTCTCTTCTCACCGCTCAAGCAGGACACGGCTGA
- a CDS encoding phosphate/phosphite/phosphonate ABC transporter substrate-binding protein — protein MPHVFTVSPDFTPEHLSGWFIFNTWLQKALDEPFHLQLYDDFHSQRDAIRSDQIDLIYANPYDAAILVREKGFKPLVKPADKADEAVIAVSAESPYLQVEGLPGSIKLATTEDPDVHMMGMIMLEPADLDASSVEMHICDSYVLVAKKLIKGNCDVGIFLAEAFNDLSSVIRKQLRALVSSQIQVIHHALMISPRLADRHDRLLEALLAMVDNEKGKSALEALKIPRWEPVEDEEMEFMIDLMDTFVV, from the coding sequence ATGCCCCACGTTTTCACGGTAAGCCCGGATTTCACGCCCGAACACCTGTCCGGCTGGTTCATTTTCAATACTTGGCTGCAAAAAGCCCTGGACGAACCATTTCATTTACAGCTGTACGACGACTTCCATAGTCAGCGCGACGCCATTCGGTCCGACCAGATTGATCTGATCTATGCCAACCCCTACGATGCCGCCATACTGGTGCGCGAAAAAGGTTTCAAGCCCCTGGTCAAACCCGCGGATAAAGCCGACGAGGCGGTTATCGCGGTGAGTGCCGAAAGCCCCTATCTTCAGGTGGAAGGTCTGCCCGGCTCGATCAAGCTGGCGACCACGGAAGATCCCGACGTCCATATGATGGGCATGATCATGCTCGAACCGGCCGACCTCGATGCCTCTTCGGTCGAAATGCATATCTGCGATTCCTATGTGCTGGTCGCGAAGAAATTGATCAAGGGCAACTGCGATGTGGGCATTTTCCTCGCCGAAGCATTCAATGATCTCTCGTCGGTCATACGCAAGCAGCTTCGGGCACTGGTCAGCAGCCAGATTCAGGTGATCCATCACGCGCTGATGATCAGTCCGAGACTTGCCGATCGCCACGATCGGCTACTCGAAGCGCTGCTGGCCATGGTAGACAACGAGAAAGGCAAAAGCGCTCTCGAGGCGCTTAAGATTCCTCGCTGGGAACCCGTCGAAGACGAAGAGATGGAATTCATGATCGATCTCATGGACACCTTCGTGGTCTGA
- a CDS encoding PAS domain-containing protein, with translation MQDMKPEDIVGAYREHTLNYFDGTRRKVLVTEIESPYPDGRLIVSRTDPTGIITHVNQSFVDMSGYSREELIGAPHYILRHPDMPQAAFRELWDTVQRGEKWQGYVKNLRKDGGFYWVKATVIPNIRATKVIGYTSVRRKPSRRKIAECMRLYPTLF, from the coding sequence ATGCAAGACATGAAGCCCGAAGACATCGTTGGAGCCTATCGCGAACACACGCTGAATTATTTTGACGGGACTCGCCGCAAAGTGCTGGTAACCGAGATCGAATCACCCTATCCGGACGGCCGGTTGATCGTTTCGCGTACCGATCCGACCGGCATCATCACCCATGTCAACCAATCTTTCGTCGACATGTCGGGCTATTCCAGGGAAGAACTCATCGGAGCACCTCACTATATTCTGCGGCATCCCGATATGCCGCAGGCGGCTTTCCGCGAACTCTGGGATACCGTGCAACGCGGTGAAAAATGGCAGGGCTACGTCAAGAATTTACGCAAGGACGGCGGTTTCTACTGGGTAAAGGCCACTGTCATTCCGAATATTCGGGCCACCAAGGTCATTGGTTACACGTCGGTTCGGCGCAAACCGTCGCGACGGAAAATCGCCGAATGCATGAGACTCTACCCCACCTTGTTTTGA
- a CDS encoding roadblock/LC7 domain-containing protein — translation MRAEMLTSILSELNGTSADIEASGVISTDGLMMAAVLPQNLDEDRVGAMSAAMLSLGDRTAQELARGALEQVLIKGDKGYVLMTYAGKEAVLTVMAKPNAKLGLIFLDVKRAAESIAGLI, via the coding sequence ATGCGTGCAGAAATGTTGACTTCCATCCTGAGTGAATTGAACGGCACATCGGCCGACATCGAAGCTTCCGGCGTCATTTCCACGGACGGCCTGATGATGGCGGCGGTTTTGCCGCAAAACCTGGACGAGGACCGGGTCGGTGCCATGAGCGCCGCCATGCTGTCCCTAGGAGACAGAACCGCCCAGGAGCTGGCGCGAGGAGCGCTCGAACAGGTTCTCATCAAGGGAGACAAGGGCTATGTGCTGATGACTTATGCGGGAAAGGAAGCCGTGTTGACCGTGATGGCCAAGCCCAATGCCAAACTGGGGCTGATCTTTCTGGACGTGAAACGAGCAGCGGAAAGCATTGCCGGCCTGATCTGA
- a CDS encoding GTP-binding protein: protein MIQYNKIIFTGPVGAGKTTAITALSDVPPVKTDQLATDMTKSRKASTTVALDYGMMTLPGGDKIHLYGTPGQERFDFMWDILTTGGIGLVLLLDNTRADPFQDLRFFLNKFGGFIETTSLVIGVTQMDLSATPGLSDYHRQLETTGLNPPIFEVDARRRKDVSLLVQALLYSIDPGLEEQ, encoded by the coding sequence GTGATTCAGTACAACAAAATCATTTTCACAGGACCCGTAGGCGCGGGAAAAACGACCGCCATCACCGCGCTCAGTGATGTTCCCCCGGTCAAAACGGATCAACTCGCCACCGATATGACCAAAAGCCGGAAAGCCTCGACCACGGTCGCGCTCGACTATGGGATGATGACCTTGCCCGGCGGCGACAAGATTCATTTGTACGGCACGCCCGGCCAGGAGCGGTTCGACTTCATGTGGGACATCCTGACCACCGGCGGCATCGGTCTGGTACTGCTCCTGGATAACACCCGCGCCGATCCTTTTCAGGATTTGCGCTTTTTTCTGAACAAGTTCGGGGGCTTCATCGAGACCACGAGTCTGGTCATAGGCGTCACCCAGATGGATCTCAGTGCAACGCCCGGCCTGTCGGACTACCACCGCCAGTTGGAAACGACCGGGCTGAATCCGCCCATCTTCGAGGTGGATGCCCGACGCCGAAAAGACGTTTCTCTGCTGGTCCAGGCGCTGCTCTATTCGATCGATCCGGGGCTGGAGGAGCAATGA
- a CDS encoding type IV pilus assembly protein FimV, which translates to MADYLSQDQRPISPQCSDLDPDFGLEYFAEPAFRIEDSSQLNPLCAGMENEVADFLAHAVSAVPHNLLRHTQRIFFHYHRHDQDGLYAALQDLFIALGCRGYTLRKRLLAGARDRLKQDCFARLERWLGSDFLPDWGELPPTRQSVLAPGVIGSTSLVRVSVGAQDHDRDPLLEAGEHIEYSQLDQARAVLEEAVSRQPGRTDLHQELLMLYRATGDLDNFLRTRETLLQIMDVMPEMWDDCELYLRKAHTS; encoded by the coding sequence ATGGCCGATTATCTTTCTCAAGATCAGCGACCGATATCGCCGCAATGCAGTGACCTCGACCCGGACTTCGGTCTGGAATATTTCGCCGAGCCGGCTTTTCGGATCGAGGATTCGTCCCAGCTGAACCCGCTCTGCGCTGGGATGGAGAATGAAGTCGCGGATTTTCTGGCCCATGCCGTGTCGGCTGTTCCCCACAACTTGCTCCGGCACACCCAAAGGATTTTCTTCCACTACCATCGACACGACCAGGACGGACTGTACGCTGCATTGCAGGACCTCTTCATCGCCCTGGGATGCAGAGGCTACACACTACGTAAGCGATTACTGGCGGGTGCGCGGGACCGCTTGAAGCAAGATTGCTTCGCGCGCCTGGAACGATGGCTAGGTTCCGACTTCCTGCCCGACTGGGGCGAGCTGCCCCCGACTCGGCAATCGGTTCTGGCGCCCGGCGTTATCGGCTCAACGAGTTTGGTTCGGGTATCCGTCGGAGCCCAGGATCACGATAGGGACCCGCTGCTGGAAGCGGGGGAACATATCGAGTACAGCCAGCTCGACCAGGCCCGAGCCGTTTTGGAAGAGGCCGTATCCCGGCAGCCGGGCCGAACCGATTTGCACCAAGAGTTACTGATGCTGTATCGAGCAACCGGCGATCTCGACAATTTCTTGCGTACCCGGGAAACGCTTCTGCAGATCATGGACGTCATGCCGGAGATGTGGGATGACTGCGAACTATATTTGAGAAAGGCACATACCTCATGA
- a CDS encoding energy transducer TonB, whose product MSTERVFSDRFLLALLLAGIAHAILILGVAFQMPKQPEIKKSLTIALVRNPSRAAPEKADFLAPENQFGSGTHTEKAIPRNEPIPQEGQGRQTENSPSPVPVREAKLKPVLSQKDAEKKIAVDRGNEIQPEPQPVKLTAAALSQQIAELSAELNKSREDYARRPKLVYINSVNAHKYKAAAYEKAWQEKIERIGNLNYPGEARRQNLSGSLLLSVGIKPDGTVYSIKVRHSSGHQVLDDAALNIVQLAAPFAPFPEELRQQADVLIITRTWRFENDNRLETGP is encoded by the coding sequence ATGAGTACCGAACGGGTTTTTTCCGACCGCTTCCTTCTGGCCCTGCTGCTTGCAGGCATTGCACACGCCATCCTCATTCTCGGCGTCGCTTTTCAAATGCCCAAGCAGCCCGAGATCAAGAAATCCTTGACTATCGCGCTGGTGCGAAACCCTTCCCGGGCGGCACCCGAAAAAGCCGATTTTCTAGCCCCGGAGAACCAGTTCGGCAGCGGAACCCACACCGAAAAGGCAATTCCCAGGAACGAGCCGATACCGCAGGAAGGACAAGGCCGGCAAACCGAAAATTCACCCAGCCCCGTGCCTGTCCGGGAAGCCAAACTCAAACCCGTGCTGAGCCAGAAAGACGCCGAAAAGAAGATCGCCGTGGACCGGGGTAACGAGATACAACCCGAGCCGCAGCCCGTCAAACTCACGGCCGCAGCGCTCAGCCAGCAGATTGCCGAGTTGAGCGCCGAATTGAACAAGTCGAGGGAAGATTATGCCCGTCGCCCCAAACTGGTTTACATCAACTCGGTGAACGCCCATAAATACAAGGCAGCGGCGTACGAGAAGGCCTGGCAGGAAAAGATCGAACGCATCGGCAATCTCAACTATCCGGGCGAGGCTCGCCGTCAGAATCTTTCCGGAAGCCTGCTTCTGAGCGTCGGCATCAAGCCGGACGGAACCGTGTACAGCATTAAGGTCCGGCATTCGTCCGGCCATCAGGTGCTGGACGATGCCGCATTGAACATCGTGCAACTTGCGGCCCCCTTCGCTCCTTTTCCCGAAGAACTGCGGCAGCAGGCGGACGTTTTGATCATCACCCGCACCTGGCGGTTCGAGAACGATAACCGTCTCGAAACCGGCCCTTGA
- the gshB gene encoding glutathione synthase, which translates to MSLKLGIVMDPIGKIKIHKDTSFALLLEAQSRGYELYYMELNDLYLRDGRTHARMRRLSVERNEGSWFSFIDQKEAPLDALDVVLMRKDPPFDQEYIYATYLLECAENQGLCVVNRPRSLRDANEKLFTAWFPQCCPPTLVAREGHKIREFLHEQGEIILKPLDGMGGASIFRIAEEDPNLSVILETMTRHNSRFVMAQRYLPEIVDGDKRILVVNGEAVPYALARIPAQGEVRGNLAAGGRAEGRELTPRDRWITEQVGPTLRERGLVFVGLDVIGEFLTEVNVTSPTCVQELDTLFGLNISASLMNHIESVVRV; encoded by the coding sequence ATGAGTCTAAAACTCGGGATCGTGATGGATCCCATCGGAAAAATCAAAATCCACAAAGACACCAGCTTCGCCCTGCTGTTGGAAGCGCAGTCGCGAGGTTACGAGCTCTACTACATGGAACTCAACGATCTTTATCTGCGCGACGGACGTACCCACGCGCGAATGCGCCGGCTGAGCGTGGAGCGCAACGAAGGCTCCTGGTTCAGCTTCATCGATCAGAAGGAAGCACCGCTGGACGCGCTGGATGTGGTTTTGATGCGGAAGGATCCGCCTTTCGACCAGGAATACATCTACGCCACCTATCTCCTGGAATGCGCTGAAAACCAGGGGCTATGCGTGGTCAATAGACCGCGCTCGCTGCGCGATGCCAACGAAAAGCTTTTTACCGCCTGGTTCCCGCAGTGCTGCCCGCCGACCCTGGTGGCCAGGGAAGGGCACAAGATCCGCGAATTCCTGCACGAACAGGGCGAAATCATTCTGAAACCGCTGGACGGCATGGGCGGCGCCTCGATTTTCCGCATCGCGGAAGAGGACCCCAATCTGAGCGTAATCCTGGAAACCATGACCCGGCACAATTCGCGTTTCGTCATGGCTCAACGCTATCTGCCGGAAATCGTCGACGGCGACAAGCGCATCCTGGTCGTGAACGGCGAGGCGGTACCCTACGCGCTGGCGCGCATCCCCGCCCAGGGCGAGGTCCGGGGAAATCTGGCCGCCGGCGGCCGAGCCGAGGGCCGGGAACTGACCCCGCGAGATCGCTGGATCACCGAACAAGTCGGTCCGACGCTTCGGGAAAGAGGACTCGTCTTCGTCGGACTGGACGTCATCGGAGAGTTTCTGACCGAAGTCAACGTAACCAGTCCGACCTGCGTTCAGGAACTGGACACATTGTTCGGCTTGAATATCAGTGCCTCACTGATGAATCATATCGAGTCTGTCGTGCGAGTTTAG
- the rpmB gene encoding 50S ribosomal protein L28, which produces MSRVCQVTGKRRIVGNNVSHANNKTKRLFNPNLHHHRFWVESENRWVSLRVSSQGMRIIDKKGIDAVLADIRKRGEKV; this is translated from the coding sequence ATGTCCAGAGTATGCCAGGTGACGGGCAAGCGCCGTATTGTAGGCAATAACGTCTCGCACGCTAACAACAAAACGAAGCGCCTGTTCAACCCGAATCTGCACCACCACCGTTTTTGGGTCGAAAGCGAAAACCGTTGGGTGAGCCTTCGCGTTTCCAGCCAGGGAATGCGCATCATCGACAAGAAGGGCATAGACGCCGTTTTGGCAGACATCCGCAAGCGCGGCGAAAAAGTTTAA
- the rpmG gene encoding 50S ribosomal protein L33: MRDKIKLVSSAGTGHFYTTTKNKRNMPEKMEIKKFDPVVRKHVLYKEAKIK; the protein is encoded by the coding sequence ATGCGCGACAAAATCAAATTGGTATCCAGCGCCGGTACCGGCCATTTCTATACCACCACCAAGAACAAGCGGAACATGCCGGAAAAGATGGAGATCAAGAAATTCGATCCCGTCGTCCGCAAGCATGTCCTGTACAAGGAAGCGAAAATCAAATAA